A genomic segment from Scomber japonicus isolate fScoJap1 chromosome 11, fScoJap1.pri, whole genome shotgun sequence encodes:
- the srpx gene encoding sushi repeat-containing protein SRPX isoform X2, protein MDMWPLVLLFVQLCFCAGYEGTPWCAPIKVKHGDVSCRTPRGEHYRNVMGTRCKVRCKQGYEAQSSEVVCMASKHWSSNYACREIRCPKLDMPNNGGYKCSDGSYFNSRCEFFCAPGFNLKGQKTSTCQHNKAWSAGVPTCVDMDPPKIKCPNLKDKWAEPGKLTARVTWDTPEGVDTADGILTDVILKGKPSKSDFTEGLHKMSYTVFDRAENKASCRFTVRVRVRRCNPLFPPDNGYMKCDSDKDNYGATCVFTCTGGYELQGSAARVCQYGLTWSGTDTTCAAMNINVGVRTAAALLDQFYEKRRLLIISAPTAANHNYRFQMTNLQHAQCGLDLRHVTVIELVGTYPAQVGRIRHRLLPPGLALQIRLLLRISQRSFHMVLIDKQGMDKQRYPFPITAAELFTTIDTFPIRKDEMVLQQEAGQTCQS, encoded by the exons GGACCCCATGGTGCGCACCCATTAAGGTGAAACATGGTGACGTCAGCTGTCGCACCCCGAGAGGAGAACACTACAGGAACGTGATGGGGACACGCTGTAAAGTCCGCTGCAAGCAGGGATACGAGGCCCAGAGCTCAGAAGTGGTGTGTATGGCCAGCAAACACTGGTCTTCTAACTACGCCTGCCGAG agaTCCGCTGTCCCAAGCTGGACATGCCCAATAATGGCGGCTACAAATGTTCGGACGGCTCCTACTTCAACTCTCGTTGTGAGTTCTTCTGCGCCCCTGGATTCAATCTGAAGGGCCAGAAGACGTCAACCTGCCAGCACAACAAGGCATGGAGTGCTGGAGTCCCCACTTGTGTTG ATATGGATCCTCCAAAAATCAAGTGTCCTAATCTGAAGGATAAGTGGGCAGAACCAGGAAAACTGACGGCAAGGGTGACCTGGGACACACCGGAGGGTGTGGACACTGCAGATGGCATCCTTACAGA TGTTATCCTGAAAGGGAAACCTTCAAAATCAGACTTCACAGAGGGGCTCCATAAGATGTCCTACACTGTGTTTGACCGTGCAGAGAACAAAGCATCTTGCCGCTTCACTGTCAGAGTGCGAG TGCGCCGCTGTAACCCACTATTTCCCCCTGACAACGGTTATATGAAGTGTGACAGTGACAAAGACAATTATGGGGCCACTTGTGTGTTCACCTGCACCGGTGGCTACGAGCTGCAGGGCAGTGCTGCCAGGGTGTGCCAGTATGGACTCACCTGGTCTGGAACAGACACCACATGTGCAG CCATGAACATCAATGTGGGAGTGCGTACAGCTGCTGCACTGCTGGACCAGTTCTATGAGAAACGGCGGCTCCTCATTATCTCGGCCCCTACAGCTGCCAATCATAATTATCGCTTCCAGATGACTAACTTACAG CATGCCCAGTGTGGACTGGACCTGAGGCATGTGACTGTAATTGAGCTGGTTGGGACTTACCCTGCACAGGTTGGCCGAATTCGACACAGGCTGCTTCCCCCAGGGCTGGCCCTGCAAATCAG GTTACTGCTCCGGATTTCACAAAGGTCTTTCCACATGGTGTTGATAGACAAGCAGGGCATGGACAAGCAGCGCTACCCATTCCCAATCACAGCGGCTGAATTATTCACCACCATTGACACCTTCCCCATCCGCAAGGATGAGATGGTGCTACAGCAGGAGGCAGGCCAGACCTGCCAATCATAA
- the srpx gene encoding sushi repeat-containing protein SRPX isoform X1 has product MDMWPLVLLFVQLCFCAGYEGSGHYAYGDDEDWYSRRYKGTPWCAPIKVKHGDVSCRTPRGEHYRNVMGTRCKVRCKQGYEAQSSEVVCMASKHWSSNYACREIRCPKLDMPNNGGYKCSDGSYFNSRCEFFCAPGFNLKGQKTSTCQHNKAWSAGVPTCVDMDPPKIKCPNLKDKWAEPGKLTARVTWDTPEGVDTADGILTDVILKGKPSKSDFTEGLHKMSYTVFDRAENKASCRFTVRVRVRRCNPLFPPDNGYMKCDSDKDNYGATCVFTCTGGYELQGSAARVCQYGLTWSGTDTTCAAMNINVGVRTAAALLDQFYEKRRLLIISAPTAANHNYRFQMTNLQHAQCGLDLRHVTVIELVGTYPAQVGRIRHRLLPPGLALQIRLLLRISQRSFHMVLIDKQGMDKQRYPFPITAAELFTTIDTFPIRKDEMVLQQEAGQTCQS; this is encoded by the exons GGTCAGGACATTACGCCTATGGAGACGATGAGGACTGGTATTCTCGTAGATATAAAG GGACCCCATGGTGCGCACCCATTAAGGTGAAACATGGTGACGTCAGCTGTCGCACCCCGAGAGGAGAACACTACAGGAACGTGATGGGGACACGCTGTAAAGTCCGCTGCAAGCAGGGATACGAGGCCCAGAGCTCAGAAGTGGTGTGTATGGCCAGCAAACACTGGTCTTCTAACTACGCCTGCCGAG agaTCCGCTGTCCCAAGCTGGACATGCCCAATAATGGCGGCTACAAATGTTCGGACGGCTCCTACTTCAACTCTCGTTGTGAGTTCTTCTGCGCCCCTGGATTCAATCTGAAGGGCCAGAAGACGTCAACCTGCCAGCACAACAAGGCATGGAGTGCTGGAGTCCCCACTTGTGTTG ATATGGATCCTCCAAAAATCAAGTGTCCTAATCTGAAGGATAAGTGGGCAGAACCAGGAAAACTGACGGCAAGGGTGACCTGGGACACACCGGAGGGTGTGGACACTGCAGATGGCATCCTTACAGA TGTTATCCTGAAAGGGAAACCTTCAAAATCAGACTTCACAGAGGGGCTCCATAAGATGTCCTACACTGTGTTTGACCGTGCAGAGAACAAAGCATCTTGCCGCTTCACTGTCAGAGTGCGAG TGCGCCGCTGTAACCCACTATTTCCCCCTGACAACGGTTATATGAAGTGTGACAGTGACAAAGACAATTATGGGGCCACTTGTGTGTTCACCTGCACCGGTGGCTACGAGCTGCAGGGCAGTGCTGCCAGGGTGTGCCAGTATGGACTCACCTGGTCTGGAACAGACACCACATGTGCAG CCATGAACATCAATGTGGGAGTGCGTACAGCTGCTGCACTGCTGGACCAGTTCTATGAGAAACGGCGGCTCCTCATTATCTCGGCCCCTACAGCTGCCAATCATAATTATCGCTTCCAGATGACTAACTTACAG CATGCCCAGTGTGGACTGGACCTGAGGCATGTGACTGTAATTGAGCTGGTTGGGACTTACCCTGCACAGGTTGGCCGAATTCGACACAGGCTGCTTCCCCCAGGGCTGGCCCTGCAAATCAG GTTACTGCTCCGGATTTCACAAAGGTCTTTCCACATGGTGTTGATAGACAAGCAGGGCATGGACAAGCAGCGCTACCCATTCCCAATCACAGCGGCTGAATTATTCACCACCATTGACACCTTCCCCATCCGCAAGGATGAGATGGTGCTACAGCAGGAGGCAGGCCAGACCTGCCAATCATAA